One Leishmania major strain Friedlin complete genome, chromosome 29 DNA segment encodes these proteins:
- a CDS encoding putative KU70 protein (previous protein_id=AAZ09561.1) yields MDEFAEWGEGTTGVVAADSTYADGFDLDECHEQLWQRNQRDAVVCLVDCNEGMFGVLPAGESAKTTQSGKNGTGAPTHTRGVTKPALLTTGQEAAMSNGAAGGSNAAVGSSPSFFSMTMQCILALLKEKMVCGSKDVVAIVLYNTRMSAPSTGFRGVYVMQEVTRIGTGCVQKVEQLEAAGAPGSAAYEEFEARIGHWPTASTSPALAAASSASGRAEPRAALPAASAAFPAFKFSEALWEAQRILLSLRSVQAIRHRRLFVFTNRDDPSGGDAQEWNLCRSRACDLGKEGVVLEVFGFGNAGSGGSSASPLFAVSNQRGQSLDPAAATADTTIRQSGSGQSDSPSPAPTGFVQDFFWGPLLREIQTAAAQFRASGDIDDLAALAEARGEAFVSGGEGAIYMHAGAGALQQLLGSVVRRAHPQRPFRHCLLRIGGFSGTSTALSTTAAAATARDEEEASRVAAVPRMAVSLYAPLMRARLPQREWLDGRTNRMLRRVVHLNARTTAAGQDSDDAGAGHNEGDSGSPTKPLQRLHNEKNCTSESMMRQEDVHPNDLCYYAPIGKERVYFTSEERKRIVEVAATGTEPGFTVLLFKDLVDAVKREHVVRRSSFLHSCVQRGGAHSHRVFVLFVRRLRAKQKVAIAQYCSSITTAPRLVALVPSPDLTAHPEKRDQVPVDGMGLYVVPLPYAEELRAVPELRTCTRVNKHATPVLADSSVDPAHLELAKQLVSALTVSYQVDAVFNPALQRQYRQLQELARRLFPLADNPLHSGGGTALAKAGEEGPSTDGAAKMAPQELDSALPDYEGMQSFAALFQSFNKEVLGKDYDAFRYCPQPRVAGSVTRRPRDSAAGAVEAAGPTAASAEEDGGHVPIEQLICRAAAENAWDGLIIPQLKEYLATANVSSGGARRKADLIELVKQHFPLPS; encoded by the coding sequence ATGGATGAATTTGCAGAGTGGGGCGAGGGCACGACTGGTGTCGTTGCAGCAGACAGCACCTACGCCGATGGGTTCGACCTCGATGAGTGTCATGAGCAGCTGTGGCAGCGCAATCAGCGCGATGCCGTTGTGTGCCTCGTTGATTGCAACGAGGGCATGTTCGGAGTGCTGCCAGCTGGCGAGtcggcgaagacgacgcAGTCTGGTAAGAACGGGACGGGTGCACCGACGCACACTCGTGGTGTCACGAAACCCGCACTGCTCACCACTGGCCAGGAGGCAGCTATGAGTAATGGTGCTGCGGGGGGCTcgaacgccgccgtcggctcGTCCCCTTCTTTCTTCTCCATGACGATGCAGTGCatcctcgcgctgctgaaAGAGAAGATGGTGTGTGGCAGCAAGGACGTCGTGGCGATCGTGTTGTACAACACACGAATGTCAGCCCCCTCGACGGGCTTCCGCGGGGTCTACGTGATGCAGGAAGTCACTCGCATCGGCACGGGATGCGTGCAGAaagtggagcagctggaggcagcTGGTGCTCCCGGATCCGCCGCGTACGAGGAGTTTGAGGCGCGCATCGGTCACTGGCCCACTGCATCGACATCCCCTGCTCTCGCCGCGGCGTCTTCGGCTAGCGGTCGCGCAGAGCCGAGGGCTGCTCTTCCGGCAGCTTCGGCCGCCTTTCCCGCATTCAAGTTCAGCGAAGCGCTCtgggaggcgcagcgcatcttGCTGAGCCTCCGCAGCGTGCAGGCTATTCGCCATCGGCGGCTCTTCGTCTTCACAAACCGCGACGACCCGAGCGGTGGGGACGCGCAGGAGTGGAACctgtgccgcagccgcgcatGCGACCTAGGCAAGGAAGGCGTCGTGCTTGAAGTTTTCGGCTTCGGCaacgccggcagcggtggcagctcTGCGAGTCCGCTCTTTGCTGTTTCCAACCAGCGTGGTCAGTCGCTTGACCCTGCCGCAGCCACTGCGGACACCACTATCCGCCAGAGCGGATCTGGTCAGTCAGACTCGCCGTCTCCGGCCCCAACGGGCTTTGTGCAAGACTTCTTCTGGGGTCCATTACTGAGAGAGATACAgacggccgctgcgcaaTTTCGTGCCAGTGGTGACATCGACGATTTGGCGGCGCTGGCTGAGGCCCGCGGTGAGGCTTTCGTGAGCGGCGGTGAGGGTGCGATCTACATGCATGCTGGCGCTGGAGCGCtacagcagctgctcggctCTGTCGTGCGTCGCGCacatccgcagcggcccTTTCGGCACTGCCTGCTCCGCATCGGCGGCTTCTCTGGAACGAGCACTGCTCTGTCtacgacggcagcggcagcgacagcgagagATGAAGAGGAGGCGTCGCGCGTTGCTGCCGTGCCGCGGATGGCTGTGAGTCTGTACGCTCCTCTCATGCGCGCTCGCCTTCCGCAGCGAGAGTGGCTGGATGGGCGCACGAACCgcatgctgcgccgcgtcgttCACCTAAATGCGCGTACCACCGCAGCTGGTCAGGACAGCGATGACGCCGGTGCGGGGCACAACGAAGGggacagcggcagccccaCAAaaccgctgcagcgcctccacaaCGAGAAGAATTGCACGAGTGAGTCGATGATGAGGCAGGAAGACGTGCATCCCAACGATCTTTGCTACTACGCACCCATCGGCAAGGAGCGCGTCTACTTTACCAGCGAGGAGCGCAAGAGAAttgtggaggtggcggcaacCGGGACGGAGCCGGGCTTCACGGTGTTGCTATTCAAGGATCTCGTTGACGCTGTGAAGCGGGAGCATGTGGTGCGACGAAGCTCTTTCCTTCATTcgtgcgtgcagcgcggcggtgcccaCTCGCATCGCGTGTTTGTCCTTTTCGTGCGTCGGCTGCGTGCAAAGCAGAAGGTTGCGATTGCACAATATTGCAGCTCCATCACCACAGCGCCGCGTCTTGTGGCTCTGGTCCCATCGCCAGACCTCACAGCGCATCCGGAGAAGCGCGATCAGGTGCCGGTGGATGGGATGGGGCTCTATGTGGTGCCTCTTCCCtacgccgaggagctgcgcgccgtgccagagctgcgcacgtgcacgcgcgtcaACAAACACGCCACCCCTGTACTGGCAGACAGCTCCGTTGATCCAGCGCACCTCGAACTTGCCAAACAGCTTGTGAGTGCACTGACGGTGTCCTACCAAGTAGATGCCGTGTTCAATCCCGCGCTCCAGCGGCAGTACCGCCAACTGCAAGAGCTCGCCCGACGGCTCTTCCCGCTGGCAGACAATCCCCTGCACTCGGGCGGCGGGACTGCTTTGGCGAaggcaggggaggagggccCTTCTACGGATGGAGCAGCGAAGATGGCGCCGCAGGAGCTGGACAGCGCCCTCCCCGACTACGAGGGCATGCAAAGCTTCGCAGCGCTCTTCCAGAGCTTCAacaaggaggtgctgggAAAGGACTACGACGCTTTCCGGTACTGCccgcagccgcgcgtggCAGGCTCGGTGacgcgccgcccgcgcgaCAGCGCAGCGGGGGCCGTGGAGGCAGCAGGGCCGACGGCAGCCTCCGCCGAAGAGGACGGCGGCCATGTGCCCATCGAGCAGCTGAtttgccgcgctgccgctgaaaATGCGTGGGATGGCTTGATCATACCTCAACTCAAGGAGTACCTGGCGACTGCGAACGTGAGCTCCGGCGGGGCAAGACGCAAGGCAGACCTGATCGAACTCGTCAAGCAACATTTTCCGCTGCCATCCTAA
- a CDS encoding conserved hypothetical protein (previous protein_id=AAZ09560.1) — protein MLTAVRPGAAGINQHAPQHAGDAARRRQSAWRTSHRRSSAFGGGNTHSSSRDSAIEVHGISIDRLTYISTALDALPGVALREYFVPIVRLKKQLLLRQRNVLQRFPSRDTVEGAAAYAKMVTDALMSLTRALNTAGGDLMLDGGTATLSLEPKDVIACLKDKVAPVSVEAGGVLVYPREPPEASFVYIIVTGTVSATFFQPQTQAQSPAPQHQRHGGGFGVRRERRMYFTSAKDVVRLCGGGLAPEVTFAIDDYPATDSIGYNSSAVAGGGGTNVDGASMSNVTTAIQRSLRRASRTAGQPTLRPTRTEQVCGPAVLGAGEALGLAPFKYVCYTVSTTSVVAPASGSASAASKGAKGDGGATYVEFVDAFRIRTSDVHAAVIDIAAQQRAERLQHSPNLYVPWCAAAPGEVVPRGAARTVADFIVAARHRTLYSDYAATELLVRQSWLLQDAAAHTIRALMPHMVPRTYMPGEVMACPHTPGSLRQLCFLRRGRLNVFVVPKSGITPVLLMKGESPDVLVTSRFSRDGCGCWCLRETPTAQPAEVVESGASFGELSVLFHEPRHCILRADTVCDVWCLPRQNFAALMQRDAALRDGLLRKAAVLRVEWMGEQRFTRALAQQLRAGSELLKPLPDIAIRLIQERLEPVIYTPGSLVASTSTRCTEMTFIMRGTVSTICEGVATYGPGDVLGEGCLIPHRWPLGLAARTMVEGWRIKVKSLIDALRRMDLLYRYSGLVTSQTPQLMKQIFGTPQPEIEVDTVGRQRMPMVGAPPGGSTSYLMYGRAVCEVQLKALCFLYRDYVRWEDISYLSTGRGADRSGAALPQTALDAVAHDVAISRLSGRKGQQVSVALCQLQQRRGAGEPGGKHRKTVSDISAVTAGSATTTAALPRLNDTPAAAGSERNTARANNGWRQPTRPPRVGGCGVPGQRLANTGAFLVNQAFLGKEVPSKAATLVHGRRSHLALPPRLHRMVRLLEERDRTWTAEQCHEAALAQEINQRDAAIWNRAALRSKATASTSPPESKPSRLETEAATVTAVSVPRTAASVLSDTSPAPVHIFLQGERPRYELALSEAIAVGYVMQMPDIAHIQHSVSMVDPDVALGPLAQRGRRHLMSVTPNDRYTKHNFLFAAADLEDGNSAETQQKAAEVQAEAQLRSKTRKLFSMMRTAVASRMDTEAAATSAEFFHPSAVSDEYSPTAGSAVASPPDTLMLLNESQVQLLDGDAEGLANSSAAAFTPSPDRPGQQQALRLSPGIAARADSMATQSSLCGSPSKSSCQKKEEAFQRLVHRDPAQAIELLCKHYGIPWSFAWANPQFDMAPPAQQVRDGRSGSGSGSMTSPAATSAESQRRAQQLQRPGLLERLEAAATASMLSATATGGLSPSLLAPSLQLSGSATDAEAPQRSEAGTEDGGALLMDNRVLSYPQLVRATARDRWHSANCLTAGSAPPFTSEAPAPLLLQKVADASAATPSVTAKAAVPGAGLVEHFYRGSQRCRAPALFVEGYGPLQPVPEYLVEYPPTIHASAVGCGEPYVGNVSIDRAGGNGARFSRPPTSMAAAAALRRSASRQGGLSGSFCGGDGSHQRYPFRCGSSSPSGNAGKMDPRKEEFTMPDAEATEMLIRRIQRDVDGLNEVAKEQRRERDRAHTRDGRAGRYLTALEATLGKPNKEELELLEAWRMQYRYIGNGPLRRASLPVALRAEAGQDYMKQELEYLADAPAPMDDPVWRYTSGVQEWQDQQAGTEEGTSLFSGALAATGSGADEFGGGAASALDGPRRVVATIGSVSVGFTPAPLQSPAVHLSPGDYEAWVRQREDFFAAYKRLLDRHGEEGTRGGRAAEPAAPLAVPKPRFTPAPPSPRLWSTPTTPAPSQTPPSEAPAEQPADFRIIMDPHSEDSDADEG, from the coding sequence ATGCTCACGGCAGTTAGACCTGGCGCCGCAGGCATTAACCAGCACGCGCCCCAACacgccggcgatgccgcacgccgccgccagagcgCGTGGCGCAcgagccaccgccgctccaGCGCATTCGGTGGTGGAAACACGCATTCCAGCAGCCGCGACAGCGCCATCGAGGTCCATGGGATTTCTATTGACCGCCTTACGTACATTAGCACGGCCCTTGATGCCCTGCCAGGAGTGGCGCTGCGGGAGTACTTCGTCCCTATTGTGCGACTCAAGAAGCAGCTCCTTTTGCGCCAGCGCAACGTCCTTCAACGATTCCCGTCGCGAGACACCGTCGAAGGTGCGGCAGCGTATGCGAAGATGGTGACGGACGCACTGATGTCGCTGACCCGGGCACTCAACACGGCTGGGGGAGACCTGATGCTGGACGGAGGCACGGCTACTCTGTCTTTAGAGCCGAAGGACGTCATTGCTTGCTTGAAGGACAAAGTCGCCCCCGTCAGCGTTGAGGCTGGAGGGGTGCTGGTCTACCCCCGCGAGCCGCCCGAGGCGTCGTTTGTGTACATTATCGTAACAGGAACTGTGTCCGCGACCTTTTTCCAGCCACAGACGCAAGCGCAGTCACCGGCGCCTCAGCACCAACGCCATGGTGGCGGCTTTGGAGTGCGCAGGGAGCGACGGATGTACTTCACCTCGGCCAAGGATGtggtgcgcctgtgcggcggtggcctcgcGCCAGAAGTGACGTTCGCCATAGACGACTATCCAGCGACGGATTCGATCGGATACAAcagctccgccgtcgccggcggcggcggaacgAACGTGGATGGCGCGTCCATGTCCAACGTAACAACTGCGATCCAGCGCTCGCTGCGACGAgccagccgcaccgccgggCAGCCAACGCTACGGCCCACCCGCACAGAGCAGGTGTGTGGCCCGGCAGTGCTGGGAGCCGGCGAGGCTCTTGGACTGGCGCCATTCAAGTACGTGTGCTACACCGTCTCGACCACCTCTGTCGTTGCGCCAGCGTCAGGGAGCGCGTCGGCTGCGTCGAAGGGCGCAAAAGGCGACGGGGGAGCAACGTACGTGGAGTTCGTCGACGCCTTCCGAATCCGCACGAGCGATGTGCACGCCGCTGTCATCGACATCGCTGCCCAGCAGcgggcggagcggctgcagcatTCTCCGAACCTGTACGTGCcgtggtgcgccgccgcaccgggCGAAGTTGTGCCGCGTGGGGCCGcccgcaccgtcgccgatTTCATCGTAGCCGCTCGGCACCGCACCCTCTACAGCGACTATGCCGCCACAGAGCTGCTAGTTCGGCAgagctggctgctgcaggacgctgcggcgcataCGATTCGCGCATTGATGCCGCACATGGTGCCACGCACATACATGCCTGGCGAGGTGATGGCTTGCCCGCACACGCCTGGATCCCTTCGGCAGCTGTGCTTCCTGCGGCGCGGCCGTCTGAACGTTTTCGTGGTCCCGAAGAGCGGCATCACTCCGGTATTGCTGATGAAAGGGGAGTCACCGGATGTTTTGGTGACGTCGCGCTTCTCACGCGAcgggtgcggctgctggtgcttAAGAGAGACACCCACAGCCCAGccagcggaggtggtggaaTCGGGAGCCTCCTTTGGCGAGCTATCGGTGCTTTTCCACGAGCCGCGCCATTGCATACTGCGGGCAGACACGGTGTGTGATGTGTGGTGCCTGCCGCGCCAAAATTTCGCCGCGTTGATGCAGCGTGATGCCGCCCTGCGTGATGGGCTGCTACGGAAGGCGGCGGTTCTCCGCGTGGAGTGGATGGGCGAACAGCGCTTCACGCGCGCCCTGGCGCAACAGCTGCGGGCCGGCTCCGAGCTACTGAAGCCCCTCCCTGATATTGCCATTCGCCTCATCCAGGAGCGGCTCGAGCCGGTCATCTACACACCGGGGTCGCTTGTAGCGAGCACGTCGACGAGGTGCACCGAAATGACCTTCATCATGCGCGGCACCGTGTCGACAATTTGTGAAGGTGTTGCTACATACGGCCCAGGGGACGTGCTGGGCGAGGGATGCCTGATCCCGCATCGATGGCCGTTGGGGCTTGCTGCGCGCACGATGGTGGAGGGTTGGCGAATCAAGGTGAAGAGTCTCATCGACGCACTCCGGCGGATGGACTTGCTGTACCGGTACTCGGGTCTAGTCACGAGCCAAACGCCGCAGCTCATGAAGCAAATCTTCGGTACCCCACAACCAGAGATCGAGGTGGACACTGTTGGTCGGCAGCGCATGCCGATGGTGGGGGCACCTCCCGGAGGCAGTACCAGCTACCTCATGTACGGCCGTGCGGTGTGCGAGGTGCAGCTGAAGGCGCTGTGCTTCCTCTATCGCGACTATGTACGGTGGGAGGACATCAGCTACTTGAGCACGGGTCGTGGGGCCGACAGGTCAGGCGCGGCACTTCCGCAGACGGCTCTCGACGCTGTTGCTCATGACGTGGCCATCAGCCGCCTTAGCGGGCGAAAAGGTCAGCAGGTGTCTGTTGCGCTGTGCCAGCTCCAACAGCGTCGAGGTGCTGGTGAACCCGGCGGCAAGCATCGGAAGACTGTAAGCGACATCTCTGCTGTCACCGCTGGCTCTGCGActaccaccgccgctctGCCCAGGCTAAATGACactcctgccgctgcagggTCCGAGCGCAACACCGCTCGAGCCAATAATGGATGGCGCCAGCCCACGCGCCCGCCGCGGGTCGGTGGCTGCGGTGTTCCCGGGCAGCGGTTAGCAAACACCGGCGCCTTCCTGGTGAACCAGGCTTTCCTCGGTAAGGAAGTGCCATCGAAGGCCGCGACACTTGttcacggccgccgcagccacctagcgctgccgcctcgcctGCATCGCATGGTGCGCCTGCTTGAGGAGCGCGACCGCACCTGGACGGCTGAGCAGTGCCACGAGGCGGCTCTCGCGCAGGAGATCAATCAGCGCGACGCTGCCATCTGGAATCGAGCCGCGCTGCGGTCCAAGGCGACGGCAAGCACATCACCGCCCGAGAGCAAGCCATCCCGCTTGGAGACAGAGGCAGCAACTGTGACAGCCGTGTCCGTCCCACGTACCGCTGCAAGCGTTCTCTCTGACACCAGCCCCGCTCCTGTGCACATCTTCCTTCAGGGCGAGAGGCCGAGGTACGAGTTGGCTCTTAGCGAGgccatcgccgtcggctACGTCATGCAGATGCCTGACATCGCCCACATCCAGCACTCAGTCTCGATGGTGGACCCGGACGTCGCGCTCgggccgctggcgcagcgggGACGCCGGCACCTCATGTCCGTCACCCCCAACGACCGCTACACGAAGCACAACTTTCTTTTCGCGGCTGCAGATCTCGAAGACGGCAACTCTGCTGAGACGCAGCAGAAGGCTGCGGAGGTccaggcggaggcgcagctgcgtaGCAAGACACGGAAACTGTTCAGCATGATGCGAACTGCTGTGGCGTCCCGCATGGACACCGAGGCGGCGGCTACGTCAGCGGAATTCTTTCACCCATCAGCAGTTTCGGACGAGTACAGCCCCACTGCTGGCAGTGCTGTGGCTTCACCGCCTGACACACTGATGTTGTTGAATGAGTcgcaggtgcagctgctAGACGGCGACGCTGAAGGGCTGGCGAACTCTTCTGCAGCCGCCTTTACCCCGTCGCCGGATCGCcctgggcagcagcaggcactcCGATTGAGCCCCGGCATTGCCGCCCGCGCCGACTCGATGGCGACGCAGTCGTCCTTGTGCGGCTCTCCGAGCAAAAGCAGCTGCcagaaaaaagaggaggcgtTCCAGCGGTTGGTGCACCGGGACCCAGCGCAGGCGATCGAACTGCTGTGCAAACACTATGGCATCCCTTGGAGCTTCGCGTGGGCTAACCCGCAGTTCGACATGgcgccaccagcgcagcAAGTCAGGGAcgggcgcagcggcagcggctccggCTCTATGACGTCGCCAGCGGCCACATCGGCGGagtcgcagcggcgtgcgcagcagctgcaaagACCCGGCCTTCTTGAGAGGCtagaggcggcggccacggcTAGCATGCTGAGTGCTACTGCCACGGGCGGGCTGTCGCCGTCTctgctggcgccgtcgctgcagctgagtGGAAGTGCGACggacgcggaggcgccgcAAAGAAGCGAGGCTGGCaccgaggacggcggcgctcttCTCATGGACAACAGGGTGCTGTCCTACCCGCAGCTGGTGCGGGCCACGGCGCGGGATCGCTGGCACAGCGCCAATTGCCTCACTGCCGGGAGTGCGCCACCGTTCACGTCGgaagcgccggcgccgctgctgctgcagaaaGTGGCCGATGCGAGTGCGGCGACCCCGAGTGTCACTGCGAAGGCGGCTGTGCCCGGTGCGGGTCTTGTGGAGCACTTCTACCGAGGCAGCCAGCGATGCAGAGCTCCTGCCCTCTTCGTGGAGGGCTACgggccgctgcagccagtGCCGGAGTACTTGGTAGAGTACCCGCCCACTAtccacgccagcgccgttgGCTGCGGTGAGCCGTACGTGGGCAACGTCAGTATAGACCGTGCTGGCGGGAATGGGGCACGTTTTTCGCGCCCGCCCACATCGatggcagccgctgcggctctgcgccgcagcgcctcacGTCAAGGTGGCCTGAGCGGCTCTTTCTGCGGCGGAGATGGCAGTCACCAGCGCTACCCCttccgctgcggcagctcctcgccgtcCGGCAATGCAGGGAAGATGGACCCACGGAAGGAGGAGTTCACCATGCCGGACGCCGAGGCCACCGAGATGCTCATCCGCCGCATCCAACGCGACGTGGACGGGCTGAACGAGGTGGcgaaggagcagcggcgtgagCGCGAtcgggcacacacgcgcgacgGCCGCGCAGGCAGGTATctgacggcgctggaggcgaccCTTGGCAAGCCCAacaaggaggagctggagctgctggaggcgtgGCGGATGCAGTATCGATACATAGGCAACGGaccgctgcgtcgcgcctcGCTCCCCgttgcgctgcgcgctgAGGCCGGTCAGGACTACATGAAGCAAGAGCTGGAGTACCTGGCTGATGCTCCTGCCCCAATGGATGATCCGGTGTGGCGCTACACGTCTGGCGTGCAGGAATGGCAGGACCAGCAAGCCGGCACTGAAGAGGGaacttctctcttctctggcGCACTAGCGGCAACGGGGTCTGGGGCCGATGAGtttggtggcggcgccgcctctgcacTGGACGGGCCACGGCGTGTGGTGGCCACCATCGGCTCGGTAAGCGTGGGCTTTACCCCCGCTCCCCTGCAGAGTCCAGCTGTGCACCTGAGTCCCGGCGACTACGAGGCGTgggtgcgccagcgcgaggACTTCTTCGCCGCGTACAAGCGCCTCCTGGATAGAcacggcgaggagggcacGCGGGGAGGGCGGGCTGCCgagcctgcagcaccgctggcggTTCCGAAGCCGCGCTTCaccccagcgccgccgtcaccgagGCTGTGGTCGACGCCCACTACCCCGGCTCCTTCCCAGACACCGCCGTCCGAAGCGCCCGCCGAGCAACCGGCCGATTTTCGAATTATCATGGACCCCCACTCAGAGgacagcgacgccgacgagggGTAG